A genome region from Solanum pennellii chromosome 12, SPENNV200 includes the following:
- the LOC107006874 gene encoding polygalacturonase-like, with protein sequence MMLITKKHMSLLVLVIMYLFHLSSGTKITYNVQSYGAKPDGKTDSTKAFLNAWGAACASTKSVMIYVPQGRYLLANAAFWGQNCKNKDTIIKIDGTLVAPSNYNVIGNTGNWLKFERVNGLKISGGTFDGQGANLWTCKTSGKSCPNGATTLAFYNSNNIVISGLTSLNSQMFHMVIDGCQNAKLQNMKISASANSPNTDGIHIAASTGVTILKAVIGTGDDCISIGPGTSNLWIENVSCGPGHGISIGSLGWSMQEAGVQNVTVKATTFRGTQNGLRIKTWARPSNGFVKGVLFQHSVMVNARYPILIDQEYCPDQKNCPGQVSGVKISDVTYQDIHGTSTSQVALKLACSEANPCKGIRLEDVNLTFKNQQAQALCSNAAGTSYGVNKPESCL encoded by the exons ATGATGCTAATCACCAAGAAACATATGTCTCTTCTTGTTCTAGTTATCATGTATCTCTTCCATTTATCATCGGGGACGAAGATTACATACAATGTTCAGAGCTACGGAGCCAAACCTGATGGAAAAACGGATTCAACGAAAGCATTCCTGAATGCATGGGGTGCAGCTTGTGCTTCCACAAAGTCCGTCATGATATATGTACCACAAGGAAGGTATTTACTAGCAAATGCTGCATTTTGGGGACAAAATTGCAAGAACAAAGATACTATAATAAAGATTGATGGTACTTTAGTGGCTCCCTCTAATTATAATGTTATAGGTAATACTGGAAATTGGCTAAAGTTTGAGAGAGTTAATGGACTTAAAATTTCTGGTGGAACTTTTGATGGTCAAGGTGCTAATCTTTGGACTTGTAAAACCTCTGGCAAAAGTTGTCCTAATGGTGCAACG ACACTTGCGTTTTACAATTCAAACAACATAGTGATAAGTGGATTGACTTCATTAAACAGCCAGATGTTCCATATGGTTATAGATGGATGCCAAAATGCTAAGCTGCAGAACATGAAAATTTCAGCCTCAGCTAACAGCCCAAACACAGATGGGATTCATATAGCAGCTTCTACTGGTGTCACCATTTTGAAAGCAGTAATTGGTACCGGCGATGATTGTATATCAATAGGCCCTGGTACGTCGAATTTGTGGATTGAAAATGTCTCTTGTGGCCCTGGCCATGGCATAAG CATCGGAAGTCTGGGGTGGAGTATGCAAGAAGCAGGGGTTCAAAATGTAACCGTGAAGGCGACTACATTTAGAGGTACTCAAAATGGATTGAGAATAAAGACATGGGCAAGGCCTAGTAATGGATTTGTGAAGGGTGTTCTGTTTCAACATTCCGTGATGGTGAATGCTAGATATCCAATCTTAATTGATCAAGAATATTGCCCTGATCAGAAGAATTGCCCTGGCCAG GTATCAGGAGTTAAGATAAGCGATGTAACATATCAAGACATTCATGGAACATCGACATCCCAAGTTGCGCTTAAACTTGCTTGTAGTGAGGCAAATCCCTGTAAAGGGATTAGACTGGAAGATGTTAATCTAACCTTTAAAAATCAACAAGCACAAGCATTATGCTCGAATGCTGCTGGAACTTCCTATGGTGTAAATAAACCAGAAAGTTGTTTGTAA
- the LOC107006806 gene encoding polygalacturonase-like, which yields MSFLVKNLPLFFTIFFLLFNSSIAIYNIKNYGAKSNGKIDSSTAFMSAWDAACASTSPSTIYIPQGSYLLKNAYFQGQKCKSKSITLRIDGTILAPSDYNVNRDEENWIKFERVDGISIYGGTLDGQATSLWACKTSSNNCPQGTMGVTFSNSSNINIIGLTSQNSQMFHILVDNCENVKLQGVKISAPGNSPNTDGIHVQYSSRVTIMNSRIGTGDDCISIGPGTSNLWIENIACGPGHGISIGSLGWELQEPGVQNVTVKTVTFKGTQNGLRVKTWARSSYGFVKNILFQHIVMMNVQNPIIIDQNYCPNNENCPHQGSGVKISDIKYRDIRGTSATEVAVKFDCSKKYPCSGISLEDVNLSYKNQPAEASCANAGGRAFGFQKPNSCL from the exons atgagtttcttAGTCAAAAATCTCCCACTCTTTTTCACAATCTTCTTCTTGCTCTTCAACTCTTCCATTGCTATATATAACATCAAAAACTATGGAGCAAAATCGAATGGCAAAATCGATTCATCGACAGCCTTTATGAGTGCATGGGATGCAGCATGTGCATCAACTAGCCCATCCACCATTTACATACCACAAGGAAGTTACTTGcttaaaaatgcatattttcaaGGCCAAAAATGCAAGAGTAAGTCTATTACCTTACGTATCGATGGCACTATTCTAGCTCCATCGGATTATAATGTCAATAGAGACGAAGAAAATTGGATCAAATTTGAACGAGTTGATGGAATTTCCATCTATGGAGGAACCTTAGATGGACAAGCTACTAGTCTTTGGGCTTGCAAAACGTCTAGCAACAATTGTCCTCAAGGAACAATG GGAGTTACATTTTCGAACTCAAGCAACATAAATATCATTGGATTAACATCACAAAATAGCCAAATGTTCCACATATTGGTAGATAATTGTGAAAATGTGAAGCTACAAGGAGTAAAGATCTCCGCGCCAGGAAACAGTCCAAACACTGATGGTATTCACGTCCAATATTCATCTAGAGTTACAATAATGAACTCACGTATTGGTACTGGAGATGATTGCATCTCAATTGGCCCTGGCACCTCTAACTTATGGATTGAAAACATAGCATGTGGGCCCGGTCATGGAATAAG CATTGGGAGTTTAGGCTGGGAATTACAAGAACCTGGAGTACAAAACGTTACGGTTAAAACCGTAACGTTTAAAGGAACACAAAATGGATTGAGAGTAAAAACATGGGCAAGATCAAGCTATggatttgtcaaaaatattcttttccAACATATTGTTATGATGAATGTTCAAAACCCTATTATTATTGATCAAAATTATTGCCCTAACAATGAAAATTGTCCTCACCAa GGCTCGGGTGTAAAGATCAGTGACATAAAGTATCGAGACATACGTGGAACATCAGCGACGGAAGTTGCGGTGAAATTTGATTGTAGCAAAAAATATCCATGTAGTGGGATATCAC